Proteins from a single region of Streptomyces glaucescens:
- a CDS encoding DUF397 domain-containing protein, whose protein sequence is MQSSRNLTGARWRRSSYSGGTGGECIECAPLGSATWRKSSYSGDTGGDCVEVADLSAHIAVRDSKDPAAGVFTVAPGAFAAFVGAAAGDLLG, encoded by the coding sequence ATGCAGAGCAGCCGGAACTTGACGGGAGCGCGGTGGCGTAGGTCGTCGTACAGCGGCGGCACAGGCGGCGAATGCATCGAGTGCGCACCTCTCGGCAGCGCCACCTGGCGGAAGTCCTCCTACAGCGGTGACACCGGCGGTGACTGCGTGGAGGTCGCCGATCTCAGTGCCCACATAGCCGTCCGCGACTCCAAGGACCCCGCCGCCGGCGTGTTCACCGTCGCTCCGGGTGCCTTCGCGGCGTTCGTCGGCGCCGCCGCCGGGGACCTGCTCGGCTAG
- a CDS encoding FAD-binding and (Fe-S)-binding domain-containing protein, which translates to MTDLEAELRAAVRGEVRFDTTARALTTMDASNYRRVPLGVVAPRDADDVVAALGVCRERGVPVVARGGGTSIAGQATGTGVVLDFTRHMNRVLALDPGARTAVVQPGLVLDRLQEAAAPHGLRFGPDPSTHSRCTLGGMIGNNSCGSHSVAWGTTADNVRELAVVTARGRRLRLGPGWAGAPDGLRALVEGELARLRTGFPELPRRISGYALDALLPENGADVARSFCGSEGTLGVLTEAVVRLVESPRARALAVLGYADESAAAEAAAGLLPYRPLTVEGMAADLVPSPAALPRGGAWLFVEAGGESEAEARARAEAVRRAADVVDALVVTDPGGQRALWRIREDASGTATRMPDGTEAWPGWEDCAVPPARLGAYLRDFRALLTAHGLRGTPYGHFGDGCIHVRIDFDLLTGKGVARFRAFSEELAGLVVAHGGSLSGEHGDGQARAELLPRMYGAGTVALFERAKAVWDPDDLLNPGMLVRPHPLDANLRFAPLPRRPVDVAFGYPADGGDFAAAVRRCVGVAKCRTATVGGPAVMCPSFRATGEEEHSTRGRARLLHEMLAGEVITGGWRSTEVRDALDLCLSCKGCRSDCPVGVDMATYKAEFLHHHYAGRRRPAAHHSMGRLPEWLRAVDRTRTAPLVNALAAVPPLARLGKRLGGIAAEREIPRLAPRTFSRWWRARRPAAGARGPEVVLWPDTFTEHLTPSVGRAAVRVLEAAGLRVTLPPGRRPRVCCGLTYVSTGQLDRARAVMRRTLDLMAPVLESGTPVVVLEPSCAAALRTDLPELLGDDPRARRLASRVLTFAEGLDRLAPGWIPPRLDRPAAGQTHCHQHAVLGDAADRRLRAAAGLTGELSGGCCGLAGNFGFERGHYAVSAACAEEQLLPAVREAPEGAVILADGFSCRTQLEQLGGVRGRHLAEVLAQALADGTDARPAPGEGWRDSGRTR; encoded by the coding sequence ATGACGGATCTCGAAGCCGAACTGCGGGCCGCCGTGCGGGGCGAGGTGCGCTTCGACACCACGGCGCGGGCGCTCACGACCATGGACGCGTCCAACTACCGGCGCGTCCCGCTGGGCGTCGTCGCGCCCCGGGACGCCGACGACGTCGTGGCGGCGCTGGGCGTGTGCCGGGAGCGCGGGGTGCCGGTGGTGGCCCGCGGCGGCGGCACGTCGATCGCGGGGCAGGCCACGGGGACCGGGGTGGTGCTCGACTTCACCCGGCACATGAACCGGGTGCTGGCCCTGGACCCCGGCGCGCGCACGGCCGTCGTCCAGCCGGGACTCGTCCTCGACCGGCTCCAGGAGGCCGCCGCGCCGCACGGACTGCGCTTCGGGCCCGACCCGTCCACGCACAGCCGCTGCACCCTGGGCGGAATGATCGGCAACAACTCCTGCGGCTCCCACTCGGTCGCCTGGGGGACGACCGCGGACAACGTGCGCGAGCTGGCGGTGGTCACCGCGCGGGGGCGGCGGCTGCGGCTCGGGCCGGGCTGGGCCGGGGCGCCGGACGGGCTGCGCGCCCTGGTGGAGGGCGAGCTGGCCCGGCTGCGGACCGGCTTCCCGGAGCTGCCGCGCCGCATCTCCGGCTACGCCCTGGACGCGCTGCTGCCCGAGAACGGCGCCGACGTGGCCCGCTCCTTCTGCGGCTCCGAGGGCACCCTCGGGGTGCTGACGGAGGCGGTGGTGCGGCTGGTGGAGTCGCCGCGGGCGCGGGCCCTGGCGGTGCTGGGGTACGCCGACGAGAGCGCGGCCGCGGAGGCGGCGGCGGGCCTGCTGCCGTACCGGCCGCTGACCGTCGAGGGCATGGCCGCCGACCTGGTGCCGTCCCCGGCCGCGCTGCCGCGGGGCGGGGCCTGGCTGTTCGTCGAGGCCGGCGGCGAGTCGGAGGCGGAGGCACGCGCGCGTGCGGAGGCGGTCCGGCGGGCCGCCGACGTCGTCGACGCCCTGGTGGTGACCGACCCGGGCGGACAGCGGGCGCTGTGGCGCATCCGGGAGGACGCGAGCGGCACGGCGACCCGGATGCCCGACGGCACCGAGGCATGGCCCGGCTGGGAGGACTGCGCGGTCCCGCCCGCCCGGCTCGGCGCGTACCTGCGCGACTTCCGGGCGCTGCTGACCGCCCACGGCCTGCGCGGCACGCCGTACGGGCACTTCGGTGACGGCTGCATCCACGTCCGCATCGACTTCGACCTGCTGACCGGGAAGGGCGTGGCCCGCTTCCGTGCCTTCTCCGAGGAGCTGGCCGGCCTCGTGGTCGCGCACGGGGGATCGCTGTCCGGGGAGCACGGCGACGGGCAGGCGCGGGCCGAACTGCTGCCGAGGATGTACGGCGCGGGGACGGTGGCCCTCTTCGAGCGCGCGAAGGCCGTCTGGGACCCGGACGACCTGCTCAACCCCGGGATGCTGGTCCGCCCGCACCCCCTCGACGCCAACCTCCGCTTCGCCCCCCTGCCCCGCCGCCCGGTCGACGTGGCCTTCGGCTACCCGGCCGACGGCGGTGACTTCGCGGCGGCGGTCCGCCGGTGCGTGGGCGTGGCGAAGTGCCGTACGGCGACGGTGGGCGGCCCGGCCGTCATGTGCCCCTCCTTCCGGGCGACCGGCGAGGAGGAGCACTCCACGCGCGGGCGGGCCCGGCTGCTGCACGAGATGCTCGCGGGCGAGGTGATCACCGGCGGCTGGCGCTCCACGGAGGTCCGCGACGCGCTCGACCTGTGCCTGTCCTGCAAGGGCTGCCGCTCGGACTGCCCGGTCGGCGTCGACATGGCCACCTACAAGGCGGAGTTCCTGCACCACCACTACGCCGGGCGCCGCCGCCCCGCCGCCCACCACAGCATGGGCCGGCTCCCGGAGTGGCTGCGCGCGGTGGACCGTACGCGTACGGCCCCGCTGGTCAACGCGCTGGCCGCGGTCCCTCCGCTGGCCCGGCTGGGGAAGCGGCTGGGCGGGATCGCGGCGGAGCGGGAGATCCCGCGGCTGGCGCCACGCACGTTCAGCCGGTGGTGGCGGGCGCGGCGGCCGGCCGCGGGGGCGCGGGGCCCGGAGGTGGTGCTGTGGCCGGACACCTTCACCGAGCACCTGACGCCCTCGGTGGGCCGCGCGGCGGTCCGGGTGCTGGAGGCGGCGGGCCTGCGCGTGACGCTGCCGCCGGGCCGCCGGCCGCGGGTCTGCTGCGGCCTGACGTACGTCTCCACGGGCCAGCTCGACCGCGCCCGCGCCGTCATGCGCCGGACGCTGGACCTCATGGCGCCCGTGCTGGAGTCCGGCACCCCGGTGGTCGTGCTGGAACCGAGCTGTGCGGCGGCCCTGCGCACCGACCTGCCCGAGCTGCTGGGCGACGACCCGCGCGCGCGGCGCCTCGCCTCCCGTGTCCTCACCTTCGCCGAGGGCCTGGACCGCCTCGCCCCCGGCTGGATCCCGCCCCGCCTCGACCGCCCGGCCGCCGGCCAGACCCACTGCCACCAGCACGCGGTCCTCGGTGACGCCGCCGACCGCCGGCTGCGCGCCGCCGCCGGCCTCACCGGCGAACTGTCCGGCGGCTGCTGCGGCCTCGCGGGCAACTTCGGCTTCGAACGCGGCCACTACGCGGTCTCGGCCGCCTGCGCGGAGGAACAGCTGCTGCCCGCGGTCCGGGAAGCCCCCGAAGGGGCGGTGATCCTCGCGGACGGCTTCTCCTGCCGCACCCAGCTTGAGCAGCTCGGCGGGGTGCGGGGACGGCACCTGGCGGAGGTGCTGGCGCAGGCCCTGGCGGACGGCACGGACGCGCGGCCCGCCCCGGGGGAAGGATGGCGAGACTCCGGCCGCACGCGGTGA
- a CDS encoding acetyl/propionyl/methylcrotonyl-CoA carboxylase subunit alpha, whose translation MITSVLVANRGEIACRVFRTCRELGIRTVAVYSDADDNALHARVADTAVRLPGAAPADTYLRGDLIVRAALAAGADAVHPGYGFLSENPGFARAVLDAGLVWIGPPPEAIEAMASKTRAKELLGLTPLREVTEADLPVLVKAAAGGGGRGMRVVRRLTDLERELAAARAEARAAFGDDEVFVEPYVEDGRHVEVQLLADTHGTVWALGTRDCSLQRRHQKVVEEAPAPGLSPELTQELHETAVRAARAVGYRGAGTVEFLVTGDRAHFLEMNTRLQVEHPVTEAVFGIDLVALQIRVAEGHALDDEPPPARGHAVEARLYAEDPAHHWAPQTGTLHRLAVPDTVRLDTGYTDGDPVGVHYDPLIAKAVAHAPTRAEAIRKLSGALERAAVHGPVTNRDLLVRSLRHEEFTSGRMDTGFYGRHLAELTAPAPDPYAPLAAALADAHGRSRFGGWRNLPSQPQTKRYAMAGEEHEVRYRHTRAGRLEADGVRVLHADARRVVLEADGVRRTYPVARYGDDVHVGGTTLRALPRFPDPAAQHAPGSLLAPMPGTVVRIADGLSGGTAVRAGQPFLWLEAMKMQHQITAPATGTLDALHVSPGQQVEVGTLLAVVTAAG comes from the coding sequence GTGATCACTTCTGTGCTCGTCGCCAACCGGGGCGAGATCGCCTGCCGGGTCTTCCGCACCTGCCGCGAGCTGGGCATCCGCACGGTCGCGGTGTACTCCGACGCCGACGACAACGCCCTCCACGCGCGCGTGGCGGACACCGCCGTACGGCTGCCGGGGGCCGCCCCCGCCGACACCTACCTGCGCGGCGACCTGATCGTGCGGGCCGCCCTCGCGGCCGGCGCCGACGCCGTGCACCCCGGCTACGGCTTCCTCTCCGAGAACCCCGGCTTCGCCCGCGCGGTCCTCGACGCGGGACTGGTCTGGATCGGCCCGCCCCCGGAGGCCATCGAGGCCATGGCGTCCAAGACCCGCGCCAAGGAACTGCTCGGCCTCACCCCCCTGCGCGAGGTCACCGAAGCCGACCTCCCCGTGCTGGTGAAGGCGGCGGCGGGCGGCGGCGGACGCGGCATGCGCGTCGTGCGGCGCCTCACCGACCTGGAGCGGGAGCTGGCCGCCGCCCGCGCGGAGGCACGGGCCGCCTTCGGCGACGACGAGGTGTTCGTCGAGCCGTACGTCGAGGACGGACGCCACGTCGAGGTGCAGCTCCTCGCCGACACCCACGGCACCGTGTGGGCGCTCGGCACCCGCGACTGCTCCCTCCAGCGCCGCCACCAGAAGGTCGTCGAGGAGGCCCCGGCACCCGGCCTGAGCCCCGAACTGACCCAGGAGCTGCACGAGACCGCCGTGCGCGCCGCCCGCGCGGTCGGCTACCGCGGCGCCGGAACCGTCGAGTTCCTCGTCACGGGCGACCGCGCGCACTTCCTGGAGATGAACACCCGCCTCCAGGTCGAACACCCCGTCACCGAGGCCGTGTTCGGCATCGACCTGGTCGCCCTCCAGATCCGCGTCGCCGAGGGCCACGCCCTGGACGACGAGCCGCCACCCGCGCGGGGCCACGCCGTCGAGGCCCGCCTGTACGCCGAGGACCCGGCGCACCACTGGGCCCCGCAGACCGGCACCCTGCACCGCCTCGCCGTCCCGGACACCGTCCGCCTCGACACCGGCTACACCGACGGCGACCCGGTCGGCGTCCACTACGACCCGCTGATCGCCAAGGCCGTCGCCCACGCGCCCACCCGCGCGGAGGCGATCCGCAAGCTGTCCGGCGCGCTGGAGCGGGCCGCCGTCCACGGCCCCGTCACCAACCGCGACCTCCTCGTGCGCTCGCTGCGGCACGAGGAGTTCACCTCCGGCCGCATGGACACCGGCTTCTACGGCCGGCACCTGGCGGAGCTGACCGCGCCCGCCCCCGACCCGTACGCCCCGCTCGCCGCCGCCCTCGCCGACGCGCACGGCCGCTCCCGCTTCGGCGGCTGGCGCAACCTGCCCTCCCAGCCGCAGACCAAGCGGTACGCGATGGCCGGCGAGGAGCACGAGGTCCGCTACCGGCACACCCGCGCGGGCCGCCTGGAAGCCGACGGCGTCCGCGTCCTGCACGCCGACGCGCGACGGGTCGTCCTGGAGGCGGACGGCGTCCGGCGCACCTACCCGGTGGCCCGCTACGGCGACGACGTCCACGTCGGCGGCACGACCCTGCGCGCCCTGCCCCGCTTCCCCGACCCCGCCGCCCAGCACGCCCCCGGCTCCCTCCTCGCCCCCATGCCCGGCACGGTCGTCCGCATCGCCGACGGACTGTCCGGGGGAACCGCCGTACGGGCCGGACAGCCCTTCCTCTGGCTGGAGGCGATGAAGATGCAGCACCAGATCACCGCCCCGGCGACCGGCACCCTGGACGCCCTGCACGTGTCCCCGGGACAGCAGGTCGAGGTCGGCACCCTCCTGGCCGTGGTCACCGCGGCCGGCTGA
- a CDS encoding helix-turn-helix domain-containing protein, with amino-acid sequence MYVRELDPSASALDYYGYELRRAREAAGLTQAQLGSIVFCTGSLIGQIETAAKVPQRELSERLDAALGTDGLFSRLVGLVLRSQLPGWFRPFADLEARATHIATFQSQVVYGLLQTPAYARAVLEAGLTDALDEQVAARMDRQRVLKRDDPPLIWVVLDEVVLHRPFGGREVMREQLTHLLDLQDRRHVRVQVLPLGTGNHPATAGSFTVLRFDRDPDISYSENYDAGYMTANPSVVRDCSHRYDHLQAAALSIEGSAALIARVREERYAEQPELDGSAVA; translated from the coding sequence GTGTACGTCCGCGAACTGGACCCCAGCGCCTCCGCGCTGGACTACTACGGGTACGAGCTGCGCCGGGCGCGGGAGGCGGCCGGGCTGACCCAGGCGCAGCTCGGCTCGATCGTCTTCTGCACGGGGTCCCTGATCGGGCAGATCGAGACAGCGGCGAAGGTTCCCCAGCGGGAGCTGTCCGAGCGGCTGGACGCGGCGCTGGGGACGGACGGGTTGTTCTCACGGCTGGTCGGTCTGGTGCTGCGGAGCCAACTTCCCGGCTGGTTCCGGCCGTTCGCCGACTTGGAAGCACGGGCCACCCACATCGCCACGTTCCAGTCACAGGTGGTGTACGGGCTGCTCCAGACTCCGGCCTATGCGAGGGCGGTGCTGGAAGCGGGGCTGACGGACGCACTCGATGAACAGGTCGCGGCCCGCATGGACCGCCAGCGTGTTCTGAAGCGGGACGACCCGCCGTTGATCTGGGTCGTACTGGACGAGGTGGTCCTGCACAGGCCATTCGGAGGCAGGGAAGTCATGCGGGAGCAACTCACCCACCTGCTGGACCTTCAAGATCGTCGACATGTACGCGTACAGGTGCTGCCCCTCGGCACAGGAAACCACCCCGCGACTGCTGGCTCGTTCACGGTCCTGCGCTTCGACCGCGACCCGGACATCAGCTACTCCGAAAACTACGATGCTGGGTATATGACCGCTAATCCCAGCGTCGTCAGGGACTGTTCGCATCGTTACGATCACCTACAGGCCGCAGCCCTCTCCATCGAGGGCTCGGCGGCGCTGATCGCCCGCGTACGGGAGGAACGCTATGCAGAGCAGCCGGAACTTGACGGGAGCGCGGTGGCGTAG
- a CDS encoding EamA family transporter: protein MTTPDTATTAAVASPTAAPPGAPRRLGSLGPVGLVFAGGVSVQFGGALAVMLMPRAGALGVVALRLAVAAVVLLLVCRPRLRGHSRTDWGTVVVFGLTMAGMNGLFYQAVDRIPLGPAVTLEVLGPLALSVVASRRAVNLVWAGLALAGVFLLGGGGFGDLDPVGAAFALGAGAMWAAYIVFSARTGRRFPQADGLALAMAVGAVLFLPLGIAEAGGKLLDPVTVGLGAAVAVLSSVLPYTLELLALRRLPASTFAVLMSLEPAIAATAGFLLLDQALAPTQALAIALVIAASMGAVRTQVSRGKQTVLE from the coding sequence GTGACCACCCCGGACACCGCCACGACCGCAGCCGTAGCCTCCCCGACCGCCGCACCCCCTGGCGCCCCGCGCCGCCTCGGCTCGCTCGGACCCGTGGGGCTGGTGTTCGCGGGCGGCGTCTCGGTGCAGTTCGGCGGCGCCCTGGCCGTGATGCTGATGCCGAGGGCGGGCGCGCTGGGGGTCGTCGCCCTCCGGCTCGCGGTGGCGGCGGTGGTCCTGCTGCTGGTGTGCCGCCCCCGCCTGCGCGGCCACTCCCGCACCGACTGGGGCACGGTCGTCGTCTTCGGCCTCACCATGGCCGGCATGAACGGCCTCTTCTACCAGGCCGTCGACCGCATCCCGCTGGGTCCCGCCGTGACCCTGGAGGTGCTGGGTCCGCTCGCGCTGTCGGTCGTCGCGTCCCGCCGCGCGGTCAACCTGGTCTGGGCGGGCCTCGCACTCGCCGGGGTCTTCCTCCTCGGCGGCGGGGGCTTCGGCGACCTCGACCCGGTGGGCGCGGCGTTCGCGCTCGGCGCGGGCGCGATGTGGGCCGCGTACATCGTCTTCAGCGCCCGCACCGGCCGCCGCTTCCCCCAGGCCGACGGACTGGCCCTGGCGATGGCGGTCGGCGCGGTGCTGTTCCTCCCGCTGGGCATCGCGGAAGCGGGCGGCAAACTGCTCGATCCGGTGACCGTGGGGCTCGGCGCGGCGGTGGCCGTCCTCTCCTCCGTCCTCCCCTACACCCTCGAACTCCTCGCCCTGCGCCGCCTGCCCGCCTCCACCTTCGCCGTCCTCATGAGCCTGGAGCCCGCCATCGCCGCGACGGCCGGCTTCCTGCTCCTCGACCAGGCCCTCGCCCCCACCCAGGCCCTCGCCATCGCCCTGGTCATCGCCGCGAGCATGGGCGCGGTGCGGACGCAGGTGAGCCGGGGGAAGCAGACGGTGCTGGAGTGA
- a CDS encoding TIGR03084 family metal-binding protein translates to MADPTPSPTSLPVFDDLRAESDELDALVAGLTPGRWALPTPAAGWTVAHQIAHLAWTDRSALLAVTDAEGFRALVEKALAAPDSFVDEGAEEGAALPPAELLARWRDGRTAFDRALRAAPDGARFPWYGPPMSAASMATARLMETWAHGLDVADALGVTRAPTDRIRHIARLGVRTRDFAFSVHGLPAPAAPFRVELTGPAGERWAYGPEGAPQRVTGPALDFCLLVTQRANRADLALRAAGPDADRWLDIAQAFAGPPGAGRPAKGEGTP, encoded by the coding sequence ATGGCCGACCCGACGCCCTCGCCGACGTCTCTGCCCGTCTTCGACGACCTCCGCGCCGAGAGCGACGAACTCGACGCCCTGGTCGCCGGGTTGACACCCGGCCGCTGGGCGCTTCCGACCCCCGCCGCCGGCTGGACCGTCGCCCACCAGATCGCCCACCTCGCCTGGACGGACCGCTCCGCGCTGCTCGCCGTGACCGACGCGGAGGGCTTCCGGGCGCTGGTCGAGAAGGCGCTCGCCGCCCCGGACTCCTTCGTCGACGAGGGCGCCGAGGAGGGAGCGGCGCTCCCGCCCGCCGAACTGCTGGCGCGCTGGCGGGACGGCCGTACCGCGTTCGACCGGGCGCTGCGCGCCGCCCCGGACGGTGCCCGCTTCCCCTGGTACGGGCCGCCGATGTCCGCCGCGTCCATGGCCACCGCCCGGCTCATGGAGACGTGGGCCCACGGACTGGACGTCGCCGACGCGCTCGGCGTCACCCGCGCCCCCACCGACCGCATCCGGCACATCGCCCGCCTCGGGGTCCGCACCCGGGACTTCGCGTTCTCCGTGCACGGGCTGCCGGCCCCCGCCGCCCCCTTCCGCGTCGAGCTGACCGGCCCGGCCGGGGAGCGGTGGGCCTACGGCCCCGAGGGCGCGCCCCAGCGCGTCACCGGGCCGGCCCTCGACTTCTGCCTGCTCGTCACCCAGCGGGCGAACCGCGCCGACCTCGCGCTGCGCGCCGCGGGCCCCGACGCGGACCGCTGGCTGGACATCGCGCAGGCCTTCGCGGGCCCGCCCGGCGCGGGGCGCCCGGCGAAGGGGGAGGGCACCCCGTGA
- a CDS encoding acyl-CoA carboxylase subunit beta: protein MTVLPSALDTRDPAYAANREAMLAKLAALDAEHAKALAGGGEKYVERHRRRGKLLARERIELLLDPDTPFLELSPLAAWGSEYAVGASLVTGIGVVEGVECLITANDPTVRGGASNPWSLRKALRANDIALANRLPCVSLVESGGADLPSQKEIFIPGGAVFRDLTRLSAAGIPTIAVVFGNSTAGGAYVPGMSDHVIMVKERAKVFLGGPPLVKMATGEESDDESLGGAGMHARVSGLADHFAVDEPDALRQARRVVARLNHRKAYPDPGPAEPPEYDPEELLGIVPGDLKIPFDPREVIARLVDGSRFDEFKPLYGTSLATGWASLHGYPVGILANARGVLFSEESQKAAQFIQLANQRDIPLLFLHNTTGYMVGSRYEQGGIVKHGAMMINAVSNSRVPHLSVLMGASYGAGHYGMCGRAYDPRFLFAWPSAKSAVMGPQQLAGVLSIVARQSAAAKGQPYDDEADAALRAMVEQQIESESLPMFLSGRLYDDGVIDPRDTRTVLGLCLSAVHTAPYEGVRGGFGVFRM, encoded by the coding sequence GTGACGGTTCTCCCGTCCGCCCTGGACACCCGCGACCCCGCCTACGCGGCGAACCGCGAGGCCATGCTCGCCAAGCTCGCCGCACTCGACGCCGAGCACGCCAAGGCCCTCGCGGGCGGCGGCGAGAAGTACGTCGAGCGGCACCGGCGGCGCGGCAAGCTGCTCGCCCGCGAGCGCATCGAGCTGCTGCTCGACCCGGACACGCCGTTCCTGGAGCTGTCCCCGCTGGCCGCGTGGGGCAGCGAGTACGCCGTGGGGGCCTCCCTGGTCACCGGCATCGGGGTCGTCGAAGGCGTGGAGTGCCTGATCACCGCCAACGACCCGACCGTGCGCGGCGGCGCCAGCAACCCGTGGTCGCTGAGGAAGGCCCTCCGCGCGAACGACATCGCGCTCGCCAACCGGCTGCCCTGCGTCAGCCTCGTGGAGTCGGGCGGGGCGGATCTGCCGTCCCAGAAGGAGATCTTCATCCCCGGCGGGGCGGTCTTCCGGGACCTCACACGGCTGTCCGCCGCCGGGATCCCCACGATCGCGGTCGTCTTCGGCAACTCGACCGCCGGGGGCGCGTACGTGCCCGGCATGTCCGACCACGTGATCATGGTCAAGGAGCGCGCGAAGGTGTTCCTCGGCGGGCCGCCGCTGGTGAAGATGGCCACCGGGGAGGAGAGCGACGACGAGTCGCTGGGCGGCGCCGGGATGCACGCGCGCGTGTCCGGCCTCGCCGACCACTTCGCCGTGGACGAACCCGACGCCCTGCGGCAGGCCCGGCGGGTCGTCGCCCGGCTCAACCACCGCAAGGCGTACCCGGACCCGGGGCCCGCCGAGCCGCCGGAGTACGACCCGGAGGAGCTGCTGGGCATCGTCCCCGGCGACCTGAAGATCCCCTTCGACCCGCGCGAGGTGATCGCCCGGCTCGTCGACGGCTCCCGCTTCGACGAGTTCAAACCGCTGTACGGCACCAGCCTGGCCACCGGCTGGGCGAGCCTGCACGGCTACCCCGTCGGCATCCTCGCCAACGCCCGAGGGGTGCTGTTCAGCGAGGAGTCCCAGAAGGCCGCCCAGTTCATCCAGCTCGCCAACCAGCGCGACATCCCGCTGCTGTTCCTGCACAACACCACCGGCTACATGGTGGGCAGCCGCTACGAGCAGGGCGGGATCGTCAAGCACGGCGCCATGATGATCAACGCGGTGAGCAACTCGCGGGTCCCGCACCTGTCCGTGCTGATGGGCGCCTCCTACGGCGCCGGGCACTACGGCATGTGCGGACGCGCCTACGACCCGCGCTTCCTGTTCGCCTGGCCCAGCGCCAAGTCGGCCGTCATGGGCCCGCAGCAGCTCGCGGGCGTCCTGTCGATCGTCGCCCGGCAGTCCGCCGCCGCCAAGGGGCAGCCGTACGACGACGAGGCGGACGCCGCCCTGCGCGCCATGGTGGAGCAGCAGATCGAGTCCGAGTCGCTGCCGATGTTCCTGTCCGGGCGGCTCTACGACGACGGCGTCATCGACCCGCGCGACACCCGCACCGTCCTCGGCCTGTGCCTGTCCGCCGTCCACACCGCGCCCTACGAGGGCGTGCGCGGCGGCTTCGGCGTCTTCCGGATGTGA
- a CDS encoding acyclic terpene utilization AtuA family protein produces MTVLRVGNASGFYGDRFDALREMLTGGDLDVLTGDYLAELTMLILARDRLKDPAAGYARTFLRQLEDTLGLAHERGVRIVTNAGGLNPAGLADAVRALADRLGIPVRVAHVEGDDRTAAHPGSLAAHAYLGCFGVAACLREGADVVVTGRVTDAALVTGPAAAHFGWAPTEYDRLAGAVVAGHVLECGTQATGGNYAFFRDGDVRRPGFPLAEIRADGSAVITKHPGTGGFVDVGTVTAQLLYETAGGRYAGPDVTARLDTVRLDRDGSDRVRIEGVRGEAPPPALKVGVNRLGGFRNEVVFVLTGLDIEAKAALVRQQMGEALAKSPPSEVRWELVRTDRADAATEETASALLRLVVRDPDQAVVGRPLTAAAVELALASCPGFHVTEPPGKGTPYGVFEAAYVPQGEVEQVAVLHDGRRIAVAAPRDSRPLRPLDEPPLPEPLPPGPVRRAPLGLVAGARSGDKGGDANVGVWARTDEGWRWLAHTLTVDAFRRLLPETDGLAVVRHTLPNLRALNFVVEGILGAGVAARHRFDPQGKALGEWLRSRHLDIPEALL; encoded by the coding sequence GTGACCGTGCTCCGCGTCGGCAACGCCTCCGGCTTCTACGGCGACCGCTTCGACGCGCTGCGCGAGATGCTGACCGGTGGTGACCTGGACGTCCTCACCGGCGACTACCTCGCCGAGCTGACCATGCTGATCCTCGCCCGGGACCGGCTGAAGGACCCGGCCGCCGGGTACGCCCGGACCTTCCTGCGGCAACTGGAGGACACCCTCGGTCTCGCCCACGAGCGGGGCGTGCGGATCGTCACCAACGCGGGCGGGCTGAACCCGGCCGGGCTCGCCGACGCGGTGCGCGCCCTCGCGGACCGGCTCGGCATCCCCGTCCGGGTCGCCCACGTGGAGGGCGACGACCGCACCGCCGCGCACCCCGGCAGCCTCGCCGCCCACGCCTACCTCGGGTGCTTCGGCGTCGCCGCCTGCCTGCGGGAGGGGGCCGACGTCGTCGTCACCGGCCGGGTGACGGACGCCGCGCTCGTCACCGGGCCCGCCGCCGCCCACTTCGGGTGGGCGCCGACGGAGTACGACCGGCTCGCGGGGGCCGTCGTCGCCGGGCACGTGCTGGAGTGCGGGACGCAGGCGACCGGCGGCAACTACGCCTTCTTCCGGGACGGCGACGTCCGCCGGCCCGGGTTCCCGCTGGCCGAGATCCGCGCCGACGGCAGCGCGGTGATCACCAAGCACCCCGGCACCGGCGGGTTCGTCGACGTCGGCACGGTCACGGCGCAACTGCTGTACGAGACGGCCGGCGGACGCTATGCCGGCCCCGACGTCACCGCCCGCCTGGACACCGTACGGCTCGATCGGGACGGGTCCGACCGGGTGCGGATCGAGGGGGTGCGCGGGGAGGCCCCGCCGCCCGCGCTCAAGGTCGGCGTCAACCGGCTGGGCGGCTTCCGCAACGAGGTCGTCTTCGTGCTGACCGGGCTGGACATCGAGGCCAAGGCGGCACTGGTGCGGCAGCAGATGGGCGAGGCGCTGGCCAAGTCGCCGCCGTCCGAGGTCCGCTGGGAACTCGTCCGCACCGACCGGGCCGACGCCGCCACCGAGGAGACCGCGAGCGCCCTGCTCCGGCTGGTGGTCCGCGACCCGGACCAGGCCGTCGTCGGACGGCCGCTCACCGCCGCCGCCGTGGAACTCGCCCTCGCCAGTTGTCCGGGCTTCCACGTGACGGAGCCACCCGGGAAGGGCACGCCCTACGGGGTGTTCGAGGCCGCGTACGTCCCGCAGGGTGAGGTCGAGCAGGTGGCCGTCCTCCACGACGGGCGCCGGATCGCCGTGGCCGCGCCCCGGGACAGCCGCCCGCTGCGCCCGCTCGACGAGCCGCCGCTCCCCGAGCCGCTGCCGCCCGGTCCCGTGCGCCGCGCGCCCCTCGGTCTCGTCGCGGGAGCCCGCAGCGGGGACAAGGGCGGCGACGCCAACGTCGGGGTGTGGGCGCGGACGGACGAGGGCTGGCGGTGGCTGGCCCACACCCTGACCGTGGACGCCTTCCGGCGGCTGCTGCCCGAGACCGACGGCCTCGCCGTCGTCCGCCACACCCTCCCGAACCTGCGCGCCCTGAACTTCGTCGTCGAGGGGATCCTCGGCGCCGGGGTCGCCGCCCGGCACCGCTTCGACCCGCAGGGCAAGGCCCTCGGCGAATGGCTGCGCTCCCGCCACCTGGACATCCCGGAGGCCCTGCTGTGA